Proteins from a genomic interval of Symmachiella macrocystis:
- a CDS encoding PEP/pyruvate-binding domain-containing protein, whose translation MIIPFADLDSSQVAVAGGKGASLGELTRAGAPVPPGFVISSSAFTDAIHSGDHQRYLQDTLSRLNGNEIEPDEAAREIAIHLESVHVVEDVASAIQLGLETLGVNSVSVRSSATCEDSGSSAWAGQLETYLNVPPEHVVGRVRDCWMSMFSPQALAYGAVHGYGAGQFAVAVVVQQMVASEISGIGFSVHPVTQEPNIMLIEACLGLGEAIVSGQINPDQYVVERDSDRIIASVVGEQRQALYVASEASPAQWRELGARGSARKISDEQVVEYARLLSRIHHHYGHPMDTEWAIENDQFQVLQARPITTLAAEYQESLIDLSTEWQPIVRRPQSLIEVSIASHWIDAQHAHNPLGIHFDRELAVQDQAGMAQLFQNKEACEACFERVKDAFQKDRALLLEMMQHGQQIYRNVQSQIDQGPEGFNSLDEAAEFFAEVAQYTTIYPFWVLNTLGIEEIDDPELRGLAEELRSRSLYPTIERKIIDPYVARLTADMGFSAPDEAPNVVTWSELRRGSLDRDELESRLQAIRDGHRFIFQSIDGEDQVHFVKQTEYLLMRLAKQRQVVPRSDKNQLTGSTAWPGHYTGRARVILSPDTVGQTFEEGEVLVSIQSSPALMPFLTRCGAIITDDGGIACHAAIIARELCKPTLIGTGRATSTIHTGDLVEVDTYSQVVRILERV comes from the coding sequence ATGATCATTCCGTTTGCTGATCTTGACTCATCGCAAGTTGCTGTGGCCGGTGGAAAAGGAGCCTCCCTGGGGGAATTGACTCGCGCCGGTGCGCCGGTTCCGCCCGGCTTTGTGATTTCCAGTAGTGCCTTTACGGATGCAATTCACTCGGGCGACCATCAACGGTATTTGCAGGATACCCTAAGCCGACTGAACGGTAACGAAATTGAACCGGACGAAGCCGCTCGAGAGATTGCCATCCACCTTGAGTCGGTCCATGTGGTCGAGGACGTTGCATCGGCGATCCAGCTGGGACTTGAGACACTCGGCGTCAACTCGGTTTCAGTCCGTTCCAGTGCCACATGCGAGGACAGTGGTTCCAGCGCTTGGGCAGGACAGTTGGAAACCTATCTCAATGTCCCCCCGGAGCACGTCGTCGGACGCGTGCGAGATTGCTGGATGTCGATGTTTAGTCCGCAAGCACTAGCGTATGGCGCCGTTCACGGATACGGAGCGGGACAGTTCGCGGTCGCGGTCGTTGTGCAGCAGATGGTGGCCAGTGAGATATCGGGAATCGGCTTCTCCGTGCATCCGGTGACACAGGAGCCGAACATCATGCTCATCGAAGCTTGTCTAGGGCTTGGAGAAGCGATTGTTTCTGGTCAGATCAACCCCGACCAGTATGTTGTCGAGCGAGACAGTGATCGGATCATTGCATCTGTTGTCGGCGAGCAACGACAAGCCTTATATGTCGCGTCTGAGGCATCTCCGGCCCAATGGCGTGAATTGGGCGCGCGCGGAAGTGCGCGAAAAATCAGCGACGAACAGGTGGTTGAATACGCGCGCTTGTTGTCCCGGATTCATCACCATTATGGCCATCCGATGGATACGGAATGGGCGATTGAAAACGACCAGTTTCAAGTATTGCAGGCGCGGCCAATCACGACGCTGGCGGCCGAATATCAGGAATCGTTAATTGACCTGAGCACCGAATGGCAACCGATCGTCCGCCGACCGCAATCGCTCATCGAGGTTTCTATCGCATCGCATTGGATTGATGCGCAACACGCACACAATCCCCTCGGCATTCACTTCGATCGCGAACTCGCAGTCCAAGATCAGGCGGGGATGGCGCAACTCTTTCAAAACAAGGAGGCGTGCGAGGCGTGTTTCGAGCGCGTCAAGGACGCTTTTCAGAAAGATCGAGCACTACTCCTCGAAATGATGCAGCATGGCCAGCAAATTTATCGCAACGTGCAATCGCAAATCGATCAGGGGCCAGAGGGATTCAACAGTTTGGATGAGGCGGCGGAATTCTTTGCCGAGGTTGCTCAATACACAACAATTTATCCATTCTGGGTATTGAATACCCTGGGCATTGAAGAAATTGACGATCCGGAGCTGCGCGGCTTGGCCGAAGAACTCAGGTCCCGGTCGCTGTATCCCACAATAGAACGGAAGATTATCGATCCCTACGTGGCCCGACTGACAGCGGATATGGGATTTTCCGCGCCCGACGAAGCACCGAATGTTGTGACCTGGAGTGAACTACGACGCGGGAGCCTCGACCGTGATGAGCTGGAGTCACGATTGCAAGCGATCCGTGACGGTCACCGTTTCATCTTCCAATCGATCGACGGCGAAGACCAAGTGCACTTCGTAAAGCAAACCGAGTACTTGCTGATGCGGCTCGCCAAACAACGGCAAGTTGTCCCTCGCTCCGATAAAAACCAGTTAACCGGAAGCACCGCTTGGCCGGGCCATTATACGGGTCGCGCGCGAGTCATCCTCAGTCCCGACACCGTCGGCCAGACCTTTGAAGAAGGCGAAGTGCTGGTGTCGATTCAATCCAGCCCGGCATTGATGCCATTCCTAACACGCTGCGGAGCAATCATTACCGACGATGGCGGAATCGCCTGCCACGCCGCTATTATCGCCCGTGAACTTTGCAAACCAACGCTCATTGGTACCGGAAGGGCGACATCAACCATTCATACCGGAGATCTGGTGGAGGTCGATACCTACTCACAAGTCGTGCGGATTCTCGAACGAGTCTAA
- the ispH gene encoding 4-hydroxy-3-methylbut-2-enyl diphosphate reductase produces MKILLANPRGFCAGVNMAIECLDEALRICGPEIYVYHEIVHNKYVVENFTAQGVTFVNDLDEVPHGAFLLYSAHGVSPELREHAASRNLRTIDATCPLVTKVHLEAVRFAKQHYNIVLIGHEGHDEVIGTMGEAPESITLVETAEDVDQLEFPPGSKIAYLTQTTLSVSEANTVIERLRERFPHIESPPKEDICYATTNRQEAVSTLAPQTDVVLVLGSQNSSNSKRLAEIAAGMGKPSHLIDGAKEIDPSWFTGSETVLITAGASAPEVVVEQCIDRLVADYDATVEVMTIREENVQFQLPKELRVLQAAER; encoded by the coding sequence ATGAAAATCTTGCTGGCCAACCCGCGCGGGTTTTGTGCGGGCGTCAATATGGCAATTGAGTGTCTGGACGAGGCGCTCCGCATCTGCGGGCCCGAAATTTATGTCTACCACGAAATTGTGCACAACAAATACGTCGTCGAAAATTTCACCGCTCAGGGAGTGACCTTTGTCAACGACCTGGACGAAGTCCCGCACGGGGCGTTTTTGTTGTATAGCGCGCACGGTGTCTCGCCGGAGTTGCGGGAACACGCAGCCAGTCGCAATCTGCGGACGATCGATGCCACCTGCCCGCTGGTGACCAAAGTGCACCTCGAAGCGGTCCGCTTTGCCAAACAACACTACAACATTGTGCTGATCGGCCACGAAGGGCACGACGAAGTGATCGGCACGATGGGAGAAGCTCCCGAATCGATTACGCTGGTGGAAACCGCCGAAGATGTCGATCAGCTGGAATTCCCACCCGGAAGCAAAATCGCCTATCTCACACAAACGACCCTCAGCGTGTCGGAGGCGAATACGGTGATCGAACGCTTGCGAGAACGCTTTCCGCACATCGAGTCGCCCCCCAAAGAGGATATCTGTTACGCGACAACCAACCGGCAGGAGGCGGTCTCCACACTGGCTCCGCAAACGGATGTCGTGTTGGTGCTGGGAAGTCAAAACAGTTCCAACAGCAAACGACTGGCAGAGATCGCCGCCGGAATGGGCAAGCCATCGCATTTGATCGACGGCGCCAAAGAAATCGACCCCTCCTGGTTCACCGGCAGCGAGACAGTACTCATCACGGCCGGCGCCAGTGCCCCGGAAGTCGTCGTCGAACAATGCATCGACCGCTTGGTCGCGGATTATGACGCAACGGTCGAAGTGATGACGATCCGTGAAGAAAACGTGCAATTCCAACTGCCGAAGGAACTGCGGGTGTTGCAAGCGGCGGAACGGTGA
- a CDS encoding sulfatase family protein, giving the protein MNRWFSLSIATLFVFALGDDTAQAAEQPNILWISCEDISPDLRCYGDDYAVSPHIDQLAAEGVLYSRAFSHSGVCAPTRSGIITGMYPTSIGTPHMRCRGVPPAEVRCFSQYLRAAGYYCTNNKKTDYQFESPLTAWDESSKQAHWRNREEGQPFFAIINLTISHESQIRNPRPETKKLVSRLSPAEQHDPAKAPLPSYYPDTPLVRRDWANYHDNITAMDKQVAEILQQLEEDGLAEDTIVWFWGDHGRGLPRGKRWIYDSGLQVPLIIRVPEKWKQRALPEHPEQLAAGTVNDELVAFIDFAPTMLSLAGIDIPEHIQGQAFLGPQKAAPRKYIFAARDRMDERYDLIRAARDKRFKYIRNDMPFIPYSQNISYMNEMPTMQEMRRLDAADKLVGPQKLYFRQVKPVEELYDTDADPEELINLADDPKYADKLAELRSQTRQWRKEIGDIGLIPEPIFDEMKRPGGKYAVTADPIFTITNVNDAQRSYKVAIASPTAGSSIAYRFGKGPYQLYTQPVTVKPGQKLTAVACRIGFRDSQANTFRPGAATDPPAESETPDSVHWRDALDKSDLLEQLAELKAIDSAQPESVAKYCSALASEQAAMRYWAITELYYSDAIDEGIANKIRPYLDGPSPVVCIAAAQAIADADPDAALAILTKMLQHPQDTTRLSAALVLDELGETARPAIPAMQNARQDKFKYVVRVCDGALARLGVPTD; this is encoded by the coding sequence ATGAACCGCTGGTTCAGCCTATCCATCGCCACACTGTTCGTCTTTGCATTGGGCGACGACACCGCACAAGCAGCCGAGCAACCGAATATACTGTGGATCAGTTGTGAGGATATCAGTCCTGATTTGCGGTGTTACGGCGATGATTATGCCGTCAGTCCCCACATAGACCAGTTGGCGGCCGAAGGGGTGCTGTATTCGCGGGCCTTTTCCCACTCCGGTGTTTGTGCGCCGACCCGGTCGGGGATTATTACCGGCATGTATCCCACCAGCATCGGCACACCCCACATGCGTTGCCGTGGCGTGCCGCCGGCCGAAGTGCGTTGTTTCAGTCAGTATCTGCGCGCCGCTGGATATTACTGCACTAACAACAAAAAAACCGACTACCAATTCGAGTCGCCGCTCACTGCCTGGGATGAGAGTAGCAAACAGGCGCATTGGCGAAATCGCGAAGAAGGACAGCCTTTCTTTGCGATCATCAATCTTACGATTTCCCACGAAAGTCAAATTCGCAATCCTCGTCCAGAAACCAAAAAGCTGGTTTCCCGACTCAGCCCCGCCGAGCAGCACGATCCGGCGAAAGCGCCGCTGCCGAGTTACTATCCTGACACACCCTTGGTCCGCCGCGACTGGGCGAATTATCACGACAACATCACGGCGATGGATAAACAGGTGGCGGAGATCCTTCAGCAGCTCGAGGAAGATGGACTTGCCGAGGATACAATTGTTTGGTTTTGGGGCGACCACGGCCGCGGTTTGCCGCGGGGGAAACGCTGGATTTATGACTCTGGTCTGCAGGTACCGTTGATCATTCGCGTTCCCGAGAAATGGAAGCAGCGCGCGCTGCCCGAACATCCGGAGCAATTGGCAGCCGGAACTGTGAACGACGAATTGGTGGCCTTCATCGACTTTGCGCCTACGATGCTCTCGCTGGCCGGAATCGATATCCCAGAGCATATTCAAGGCCAAGCTTTTCTCGGCCCACAAAAAGCTGCGCCGCGAAAATATATCTTCGCTGCTCGCGACCGCATGGATGAACGTTACGACCTGATCCGCGCTGCGCGCGACAAGCGGTTCAAATATATCCGCAACGACATGCCGTTTATCCCCTATTCTCAAAACATCTCATACATGAACGAAATGCCAACCATGCAGGAGATGCGGCGCCTCGATGCTGCAGACAAATTGGTGGGGCCGCAAAAATTGTACTTCCGCCAAGTCAAACCAGTGGAGGAACTCTACGATACCGATGCCGATCCCGAAGAGCTAATCAATCTAGCCGACGATCCTAAGTACGCCGACAAGTTGGCCGAACTCCGCTCGCAAACTCGGCAATGGCGTAAGGAGATCGGCGACATCGGGCTGATTCCCGAGCCGATCTTCGACGAGATGAAACGCCCCGGCGGCAAGTATGCCGTGACCGCCGACCCCATTTTTACGATCACCAATGTCAACGACGCACAACGGTCGTACAAAGTGGCAATTGCTTCGCCGACCGCCGGGAGTTCTATCGCCTACCGCTTCGGCAAAGGACCTTATCAACTCTACACCCAGCCGGTCACGGTCAAACCAGGACAAAAGCTCACGGCCGTTGCCTGCCGCATTGGCTTTCGCGACAGCCAGGCCAACACGTTCCGACCCGGCGCTGCTACCGATCCACCGGCCGAGAGCGAGACGCCGGACTCTGTCCATTGGCGCGATGCACTCGACAAGTCCGACTTGCTGGAGCAATTGGCTGAACTGAAGGCAATTGATAGCGCGCAACCGGAGTCTGTCGCGAAATACTGTTCGGCGCTCGCCAGCGAACAAGCTGCAATGCGCTATTGGGCGATTACGGAACTCTATTATTCCGACGCGATCGACGAAGGCATCGCGAACAAAATTCGGCCCTATTTGGATGGCCCGTCGCCAGTGGTTTGTATTGCCGCAGCACAGGCCATTGCCGATGCGGATCCCGATGCCGCCTTAGCGATCTTGACCAAAATGCTCCAGCATCCACAAGACACAACACGCCTGAGTGCCGCGCTCGTTTTGGATGAACTCGGCGAAACCGCACGGCCGGCGATTCCCGCTATGCAGAATGCACGGCAAGACAAGTTCAAATATGTCGTCCGCGTCTGCGACGGCGCGCTCGCGCGGTTGGGTGTCCCCACGGATTGA
- the glmS gene encoding glutamine--fructose-6-phosphate transaminase (isomerizing) has product MCGIVGYVGGKPASALLVEGLHRLEYRGYDSAGIAVRNGEGINIRKRAGRVGELVKLLDEEPIQGSLGIGHTRWATHGETTDTNSHPHVGGNGEVVLVHNGVIENYASLRESLQVRGYVFKTTTDSEVVAHLIAHHLDECIRMGDDPQDRATIQRTLEMSLKQLKGTYGLAIIFRDHPELLVAIRAGSPLVIGIGHNEYFLASDSSPLVGHTDEVVYLDDHEWAFLSPEGMEIIHRDSGQRAPSIQTLDHVAGNIDLGNFDTYMLKEIFEQPQSLENCLRGRIDDDAASAKFGGLNVDVQDLRHVDRIVLTACGTSWHAALVGEYLIEEFARIPVEVEYASEFRYRNPPMTDRTMTFAITQSGETADTLAALRESRRKGHATMAICNVVGSTIAREADGGIYLHAGPEIGVASTKAFTSQVTSLMLLALYLGRMRHLSFPAGQRLIKQMRQLPQLVEKTLACNEAVAKIATKYFDRNNFLYLGRLYNFPVALEGALKLKEISYIHAEGYPAAEMKHGPIALVDEVTPSVFVVPHGTMYPKVMSNLEEVKARKGPVIAIACEGDKEISAAADDVIFVPDVEEYLQPIVTSIPLQLLAYHVAILRGCNVDRPRNLAKSVTVE; this is encoded by the coding sequence ATGTGTGGAATCGTGGGGTATGTGGGTGGAAAACCGGCTTCTGCGTTACTGGTCGAGGGACTACATCGGCTCGAATACCGCGGTTATGACAGCGCGGGAATCGCCGTTCGCAATGGCGAAGGCATCAACATCCGCAAACGCGCCGGTCGCGTGGGCGAACTGGTCAAATTGCTCGACGAGGAACCGATCCAGGGCAGCCTGGGGATCGGCCATACCCGCTGGGCGACACACGGCGAAACAACCGACACCAACTCGCATCCGCATGTGGGCGGCAACGGCGAGGTGGTATTGGTGCACAACGGCGTGATCGAGAACTATGCGTCGCTACGGGAATCGCTGCAAGTCCGTGGGTACGTGTTCAAAACCACGACCGATAGCGAAGTGGTCGCACATCTCATCGCCCATCATCTGGATGAATGTATTCGCATGGGGGACGATCCCCAGGATCGCGCGACGATTCAACGCACGCTCGAAATGTCATTAAAACAACTCAAAGGCACCTACGGACTGGCGATCATTTTTCGTGATCACCCGGAATTGTTGGTGGCGATCCGAGCCGGCAGTCCGCTGGTGATCGGCATTGGGCACAACGAATACTTCTTAGCCAGCGATTCCAGTCCGCTCGTCGGACATACCGACGAAGTCGTCTATCTCGACGATCACGAATGGGCGTTCCTCAGCCCCGAGGGGATGGAAATTATCCATCGTGATTCCGGACAACGGGCGCCCTCGATTCAAACCCTGGATCATGTCGCCGGTAATATTGATTTGGGGAATTTCGATACCTACATGCTCAAGGAGATCTTCGAGCAACCCCAATCGCTGGAAAACTGTTTGCGGGGACGCATCGACGATGATGCTGCCAGTGCGAAGTTTGGCGGACTCAATGTCGACGTACAGGATTTGCGGCACGTTGATCGAATTGTCTTAACGGCTTGCGGTACAAGTTGGCATGCGGCGCTGGTCGGAGAGTATCTGATTGAGGAATTCGCCCGCATTCCGGTGGAAGTCGAATATGCCAGCGAGTTTCGTTATCGCAATCCGCCCATGACCGACCGCACGATGACGTTCGCCATCACACAAAGCGGCGAGACGGCCGATACGTTGGCGGCGCTACGGGAAAGCCGCCGCAAAGGGCATGCGACGATGGCGATTTGCAACGTCGTCGGCTCGACGATCGCCCGCGAAGCGGACGGTGGAATTTATCTGCATGCGGGACCGGAAATCGGCGTCGCCTCGACCAAGGCGTTTACCTCACAAGTGACGTCGTTAATGTTGTTGGCCCTCTATCTGGGGCGCATGCGGCATCTGTCGTTTCCCGCCGGGCAACGCTTGATCAAACAGATGCGCCAATTGCCGCAACTGGTCGAAAAAACACTCGCCTGCAACGAAGCTGTCGCGAAAATCGCCACGAAGTATTTCGACCGCAACAATTTCCTCTACCTGGGCCGGCTTTATAATTTCCCCGTGGCCCTGGAAGGCGCGTTGAAACTGAAGGAAATCAGCTACATCCATGCTGAAGGCTATCCAGCGGCCGAAATGAAGCACGGGCCGATCGCATTGGTTGACGAAGTCACTCCGAGCGTGTTTGTGGTTCCACACGGGACGATGTACCCCAAGGTGATGAGCAACCTCGAAGAGGTCAAAGCCCGCAAGGGACCGGTGATTGCCATTGCCTGCGAAGGGGACAAAGAAATCTCCGCAGCAGCCGACGACGTGATCTTCGTACCGGATGTCGAAGAGTATCTGCAACCGATTGTCACCTCGATTCCGCTCCAATTACTGGCCTATCACGTCGCAATACTGCGAGGCTGCAATGTTGACCGCCCACGCAATCTGGCGAAAAGCGTGACGGTGGAATAA
- a CDS encoding PSD1 and planctomycete cytochrome C domain-containing protein, translated as MMQRFTGLIGLVVLCCGNGMPAAEINFGRDVQPILSDKCYACHGPDAEERQGGDPDAGGLRFDTKKGAFVDLGGYVAIDPGQLESSELVTRITTKDEGLVMPPVDHPKQLTDEEKKILIEWIRQGAPWKNHWAYTPPVLHPVPKVSAAAPYNFIDNFILARLQSASVKPAPAADKRTLLRRLSFDLTGLPPTVEEMQAFLADDSAEAYEKCVDRLLASPHYGERMAMYWLDLVRYADSVGYHGDQPVSVSPYRDYVIEAFNDNMPFDRFTREQLAGDLLPNPTQEQLIASGYNRLGMMSAEGGVQPKEYLAKYAADRVRTAASVWLGSTLGCAECHDHKYDPFTSKDFYRFASFFADIKEKGLYSGSHATGRWGPQVDVPNDRLPVLLKPIDRQLAELQSLIETPTEELAAAQIAWEQELATAPAWQVVIPATAAALHETKLAVLEDHSLLASGPDSAHNSYTITAKIPLKNITGFRVEVLPDKSLPKNGPGRAGNGNFVLTEFRVSRTTENEAAVMPIELKNASATFEQTIGAGKLPDKKWSAAHTVDSDLKNPGWGWAILPEVGQENHMVAETAEVLANEDDATFTFVLDQNYASGGHTLGRFRIAATTAPQPLKAGELDPLTQEIRAILTVAAEQRTEEQAQQLAAYYRSIAPALAETREKIAALKKQREETVAANTRTTLVTVSVTPREMRVLSRGNWMDDSGDVVQPGVPNFLPQIETEQRATRIDLANWLTAPENPLTARVFVNRLWQRYFGTGISKISDDLGAQGEPPVHPELLDNLALEFVESGWDIKHIIKLIVLSNTYRQSSLMRDGLAEVDPYNRLLARQSRFRLDAEIIRDNALAVSGLLVDKLGGRSVMPYQPEGLYRHLNFPARTYKVDSGENQYRRGVYTHWQRQFLHPAMKAFDAPAREECTAQRPRSNTPLGALVLLNDPSYVEAARAFAAQVILQGGTKTNDRLHWMMQHALSRNADEQEIAVLTDLLQTQRAAYTANPAAAEKLIHTGQSQPPKDIPAPELAAWTAVTRTVFNLHEFITRN; from the coding sequence ATGATGCAGAGATTCACCGGGCTGATCGGATTGGTAGTGTTGTGCTGCGGCAATGGAATGCCAGCTGCGGAAATTAATTTTGGCCGTGATGTGCAACCGATTCTGTCGGATAAATGTTACGCCTGCCACGGTCCCGATGCGGAAGAACGCCAAGGGGGCGATCCCGACGCGGGGGGACTCCGCTTTGATACAAAAAAGGGAGCCTTCGTCGATTTGGGAGGCTATGTCGCCATCGATCCCGGTCAACTGGAATCGAGCGAGTTGGTCACGCGGATCACCACTAAGGATGAAGGTCTGGTGATGCCGCCGGTCGATCACCCCAAACAACTCACCGATGAGGAAAAGAAAATCCTGATTGAGTGGATTCGCCAAGGCGCCCCCTGGAAAAATCATTGGGCCTACACCCCGCCTGTTTTACATCCAGTCCCCAAAGTATCCGCCGCTGCCCCATATAATTTCATCGACAATTTTATTCTCGCCCGATTGCAAAGCGCATCGGTAAAACCTGCGCCGGCGGCTGACAAACGGACACTGTTGAGGCGGCTCAGTTTTGATCTGACCGGATTGCCCCCCACAGTTGAAGAGATGCAAGCATTTTTGGCGGACGACTCTGCCGAGGCTTACGAAAAGTGTGTCGATCGCCTACTGGCCTCGCCGCACTACGGCGAACGAATGGCTATGTACTGGCTGGACTTGGTCCGCTATGCCGATTCCGTTGGCTACCACGGTGATCAACCGGTGAGCGTCTCTCCGTATCGCGACTATGTGATCGAGGCCTTCAATGACAACATGCCCTTCGACCGCTTTACCCGCGAACAATTGGCGGGTGACCTGTTGCCCAATCCCACACAGGAGCAATTGATCGCCTCAGGGTATAACCGTCTCGGCATGATGTCGGCCGAAGGGGGCGTGCAGCCCAAGGAGTACCTGGCCAAATACGCCGCCGATCGCGTGCGGACCGCCGCATCGGTCTGGTTGGGTTCGACGCTGGGTTGCGCAGAATGCCACGACCACAAATACGATCCCTTCACCTCCAAAGACTTTTACCGCTTCGCTTCGTTTTTTGCCGACATCAAAGAAAAAGGGTTGTATTCCGGATCACACGCGACGGGCCGATGGGGACCGCAGGTCGACGTGCCCAATGACCGCTTACCGGTTTTGCTGAAACCGATCGATCGGCAACTTGCCGAGTTGCAAAGCCTCATCGAGACACCAACCGAAGAACTGGCAGCGGCGCAAATCGCATGGGAACAAGAACTCGCCACAGCTCCGGCATGGCAGGTCGTCATCCCCGCAACCGCTGCGGCGCTGCACGAAACCAAACTCGCCGTGCTTGAGGATCACTCGCTGCTGGCCTCCGGTCCGGATTCGGCCCACAACAGCTATACGATTACCGCCAAGATTCCGCTGAAAAACATAACTGGATTTCGCGTCGAGGTTTTGCCCGACAAATCGCTCCCCAAAAATGGTCCGGGACGCGCGGGGAATGGTAACTTTGTCCTGACCGAATTTCGCGTCTCCCGCACCACTGAGAACGAGGCAGCGGTGATGCCGATCGAATTGAAAAATGCCTCCGCCACGTTCGAGCAGACGATCGGGGCGGGCAAACTGCCGGATAAAAAATGGTCAGCCGCTCATACCGTCGACAGCGACCTCAAAAACCCCGGCTGGGGTTGGGCGATCTTGCCGGAAGTCGGCCAGGAAAACCACATGGTCGCCGAAACGGCCGAGGTACTCGCCAATGAGGACGATGCAACCTTCACCTTTGTCTTGGATCAAAACTATGCCTCCGGCGGGCATACGCTGGGCCGATTCCGCATCGCAGCCACCACCGCTCCGCAACCACTCAAAGCGGGCGAACTCGATCCGCTCACCCAAGAGATCCGCGCCATCTTAACCGTCGCCGCTGAACAGCGCACCGAGGAACAGGCCCAACAACTCGCCGCCTACTACCGCTCGATCGCGCCCGCCTTAGCGGAGACACGCGAGAAAATTGCCGCTCTGAAAAAACAACGTGAGGAAACCGTTGCCGCCAACACGCGTACCACATTGGTGACAGTCTCGGTCACGCCGCGGGAAATGCGCGTGCTGTCCCGTGGGAATTGGATGGACGATTCCGGCGATGTCGTCCAACCGGGCGTCCCGAACTTCCTTCCGCAGATTGAGACTGAGCAGCGCGCGACACGTATTGATTTAGCGAATTGGCTCACCGCACCTGAGAACCCACTCACGGCGCGGGTCTTCGTCAATCGACTATGGCAGCGCTATTTTGGCACCGGCATTTCCAAAATCTCGGACGATCTCGGCGCACAGGGCGAACCGCCGGTGCATCCCGAATTGCTGGACAATCTAGCTCTTGAGTTTGTTGAAAGTGGCTGGGATATCAAGCACATCATCAAGTTGATCGTCCTGTCCAACACGTACCGGCAATCGTCGCTCATGCGCGACGGCTTGGCGGAGGTCGATCCGTATAACCGTTTGTTGGCGCGGCAGTCCCGTTTTCGGCTCGATGCGGAAATCATTCGCGACAACGCCTTGGCCGTCAGCGGGCTGTTGGTCGACAAACTGGGCGGACGCAGCGTGATGCCGTATCAGCCCGAAGGATTGTACCGGCACCTGAATTTCCCCGCGCGGACCTATAAAGTAGACAGCGGCGAAAACCAATATCGCCGCGGCGTCTACACGCATTGGCAGCGGCAATTCCTGCATCCGGCGATGAAGGCCTTCGATGCTCCGGCGCGCGAAGAATGCACCGCACAGCGACCCCGCTCCAACACTCCGCTGGGCGCACTGGTTCTGCTCAACGATCCCTCCTACGTCGAAGCCGCCCGCGCATTCGCCGCTCAAGTAATTCTACAGGGAGGAACGAAAACAAACGACCGGCTCCACTGGATGATGCAGCACGCCCTGTCACGCAACGCCGACGAACAGGAGATCGCCGTGCTAACCGATTTGTTACAGACACAGCGCGCCGCATACACCGCAAACCCAGCCGCCGCCGAAAAACTAATCCACACCGGCCAGTCCCAGCCCCCCAAAGACATCCCCGCCCCAGAACTCGCCGCCTGGACCGCCGTCACACGCACGGTATTCAATCTGCACGAGTTTATTACGCGGAATTGA